The genomic segment CGGTGTTGCGGTCTGCATGAGAGAATAATGCTGTGGTGCTGTTTCTATTTTGctgttctttgtctgttttttttttcttcttttttactgtttCGTACTGTTTCGTtgccttttttttacttactctttctctattttttctcatgttttttttctgattccctTTCacagcctttctctctcccagttctcttttctgttttattttcttattttgtcgctgtcttcctttgtctttctcgacctgctctctctctctctctctctctctctctctctctctctctctctctctctctctctctctctctctgcagttcTCTCTTCAAAAGGgggaatattttacatataaaatatcaacatatatatatatatatatatatatatatatatatatatatatatatatatatatatatatattcccccctttctctccctctctcaccctttcggTTCGGAGTATTGATCTCCTGCAATATTGCTTATGACAGTGATAATTGGAACgctcatgacgatgatgatataaatgattatggtGATTGCAGTATTGATAGGAAAAACAACGCCAATTTccatgacagcaataataataatgataataacaatactgataggaataataatgataataatgataatgataacaataataatgatgatgctaataatgataacaataacaatagttataataatgatgaaaataataataacaatattgatagtaatgataataataatgataatgatgatgatgatgaagatgaggataacaataataataatggtagtagcggtattagtgtaattataataatcatcacaatgataattataatcataatgttaatattaaagatgaaaacaacgataatgatgatattaggaacaccaccaccaataataatgattgcaataataataatgatgatgataataataataataataataataataataataataataataataataataatgataataaaaaaaaataataataataataatgataataataataataataatattattattattattattattattattattatcactgatgataacaagagtagtaataacagttataatgacaataaagaatagtaatgatgataaaactaataatgataataatagtaatactagtgataataaaaaaattgaagatgatgataataataacaacaacaatagatataataatgcttatattaatgatattgctaataataataaaaacaaataataacaacaacaaaaaataaataataataataataataataataatgataatagtcaggataataataatagtaataataataataataataataataataataataataataataataataataataataataatgataaaaatataataataataatgataatattgataattataatgatgatgattgttattatcaccattatcattattattatcattatcaccaacaaaACATTAACACGAACAAGAATAATGACAAagagaataattatgatgatagtaataataagaatgataatataaataaaatgatgatgttgataataataataataataataatgataataataataataataataataataataataatgatgatgataataatgataataataataataataacaacaacaacaacaacaacaacaacaataataataataataataataatagtaataacattaataataataataacaacaataatgaattataataataaataataatgacgacgaagatgatgatcgtgagtataataacaataataataatattaacaatatcaatgataataataataataataatataataataataataataataataataataataataataataataataaaaataataatgataatataataatattaataatattattgataatgataatgatgattgttattattattatcaccattatcattattattatcattatcatttacaacaacagcaacagcaacaacaacaacaacaacaacaacaacaataataataataataataataataataataataataataataataataataataataataatagtaataataataataataatactgatgataataataatatggatattatcataattatcataaaaattatcactattattctttttaacattattgctattatgattattattgttactattaatattatcattactatcagtaccattatgttattattattaccaccaatattactataattgtcaAAAATTACATACACAGTTATTATACATGTAACATCTAAATACTGACATGGGGGCTACTTAATATTACGAGGTActtaacgaaaaataaaataaacactttcagtaagtagtagtagtagtagtaacatttaCACAGTACAAAAAACCCACttcacttcatcatcataattacgaGTACGAaataacaaaacagacacacaacagaaGCTCATAAGACGGGGTTGATGAGGATTACGATGCGCTGAAAATATAACGCTCGAGACGACAACACTGCAGGAGAGAACCACCAATTTCTCTTCATTATAACGAGTACGAAAAATCCCACAACGAAATAACATTCGAGAACAGGGACTCATAACCAGGGTTGACGAGTTGAACGTAAAGCGCTCGACACGACAACACTCATTTTAGTTACAAGTAAGAAAATCTTCACAAcgaaataacatacacacaacagaaacTCATAAGCAGGGTTGACGACGGATATAACGATCGACACGACAACACtgcgggatagagagagagagagagagagagagagagagagagagagagaaagagagagagagagaaagagagaaagagaaagagagagagagagagagagagaaagcagagagcagcatttctcttcatttcaatTACAAGTAAGAAAAATCCCCACAACGAAATAACATTCACACAACAGCAGCTCATAAGGCAGGGTTGACGAGGGAGACATAACGATCGACACGACAACGCTGGAAGAGAGAACTGCGGGGACACTTAAACCCCTTCAGCGAGCGAGCCGAGTGACACCTGGTCTTGCCCTGTTGTCGCATCTGCAAGCGTACACTGCTTCGGTAGTTAACATTTCCTTTTAACTCTCGCGTCGCTCTTAAAGAGTGGAGAGTGAGAATGTCTGtctctgggtttttttccctctcttctctcagtctctccctttctcttctcgtgATCTCTTTTTTCTGGTtgccgttctctcttctctcattctttctccgcttcctctctttctttcactttctcctgcTTTATCCACTCCATTCTTTCATCCTTCCACTTTACCTCACCATTCCTTATACCCTCTCTCCCCTGCGTCTACtcttcctctcatcatctcttccccctcctctctcacaccctctcttccACCGCTttacttccactctctctcccccctccttccttcaactctctcaccccatcccctctTGCTTCCTCTGTGCCTCCTTCCCTTcaaccttcctttctcttcttcccatccccccttctaccctacttccccttcctcccctgtacctctctttcctccatctcctcagctacctctcaccccccccccttgcccccttccaccctctcttcacCCACTcgatcctcctcttttttccctctcttcccctactctcgttccttctcgccctcctcctctcatttctctctttctccccccctccctccctccctcccttccaccctctcttccgcctcctcctccacccccattttctcctcccttctcctccccctcccttgcaccttcttccccatcctccatccccacctccctctccagaTCTTGGTCTCCCGGGAGGAGCAGGCAGAGAGAGCCGCGTCAGGGGGTGTGAAGGCGTTTTCACTACAAGGGAAGCAAGGGCGTCTGGAGGTATGAGTGAGAAGGATAGTATGAAGAAAATGCATCGTGTTTTATGAtcgttactatcgttattactattacttattaatactattactattaatagtattagcagaattagtattattataatgtaatactgATGTCTAGTATTTATGGTATGTATTAGTGAGAATTATCACTtatgcttgcttgagatttgcgaagttctggtatCACTTATGtggaggtatttttttttttatagtatggtACTGATGACATGGTAAAAGTAACACTGAATTGTATTCATGgtatgttttgggaaaaatgagtcatcattttttattagaatttctcttcccttttattttatttttagttttattttgaatCAGTGTGTGATACTAATGAGTAGTGTTTGCGTTATTATTTTGATAGCAAAAATAGCAAAGCATGTTTGCAGAATATGCAACATttgtttgacattttttttcttgatcatgtgatactaatgataaatgtCAGTAACAGTGAatggtatttatttatcattgcgATAGCAagaaatgattatcataatgacgagaataatagtaataacaaaatagattAATCATGAATaaacattaacatcattaccgCCGTGAATTCTATATTCCTATTATAAATCATGCAGGTTTAATAACAAACAACGCAATTATGATTGTCCTCATTATTGCCAAGGCAATTATCAACAGCACAGTCATAATTATCCTAATTATCGACAACGTAATTATCAAGAATTATCAGTTATCCTAATCCTCATTATCACTCATCAACAAGTTTCAACTGAACTAACAATTATCAATTATAAATTATCAGCAATagtcagttatcatcatcattgtcctcaTTATTGATTATCAAAAATTGTCAATTATCATGATCCACATTACAGCTATGACAATTATCAAATTGCGTTCTTGTTTCAATaatcatagaaaataaaaacttgaTCCGTTTTATCACCTTATCAGTTTATCTTTGTCACCCCTCTgcggctatcattattattatctttctttgtaTTCTTTGTTCATATCACAGTTCAGCTTTAGTACTACTGTTCTCTGTGTTCGAGAGGGAAATATGAGTAaagtttctttcttctctctcttctgtgtttctgtctgtgtctgtctctctcttctttctctctctctctctctctcctcttccttctctcttctctcctctctctctccctccctctctctctctctctctctctctcactctctttctctctcgctctctctctctccctctcctcactctctctcctcttctctctcctcctctctctccctctctctttcctctgtctgtctgtctctgtctctccgtctctgctctcttctctctcctctccctcctctctcttctctcctctcgcctcccctctctgtctgtctgcctccccctcccccccctctcctctcttcaccctcctctcctctctctctcctctctcaacccctcatctccctctctctctctctctctactctcccctctttctctcttctctctcgtctgtctccccaccccctcttctttcttctcacccctttttttctccaccaGACTAAAATTCAGCTATCACcggtaccacaaaaaaaaaaacaacacacacacacacaccacacacacacacacacaaccacaaaaacacacacacacacaacacacacacacacacacacacacacacacacacacacacacacacacacacacacacacacacacacgaattttaAACCCACATACGTGCGGTCTTGTGTGTAAGCTTGTAAccgtgttctctctcttttttataaaaacaaaggcTTGTTACATATTTTAGAATGGAATGTCAAGAAACTACTATGGAACATTTCTTATACAGGGTTACCACTGTATAGAGAGAGGTACGCTTCAAGGCGGGGGTGAAAAGTAACTATTGTATATACGTGTTtgcatgaaaaggaaagaatgtgttgttgttgttttgttgttgtttttgttgttgttgttgttgttgttttgttgctgttattgttgttgttgttgttgttgtgtgtgtgtgtgtgtgtgtgtgtgtgtgtgtgtgtgtgtgtgtgtgtgtgtgtagggccaCCATTAGAATTATTGTTTCTACTCTCTCCTGGTGGtggtcttatatatgtatatatatatatatatatatatatatatatatatatatatatatatatatatatatataaacacacaacacacacaccacacacaccacaccaacacacacacacacacacaccacacacacactacacacacacacacacacacacacacacacacacacaatgggcacgaatacattcatacacaaaatacaaacatacagcATAATACTaacctttttcccctcattttcatgAAAGTCATAATTCCTTTTGCCCCGAAATCACAAGCAGAAAATCCCCCGGAAGGAAAATTAGGCAACCGTCATCTAGCACATTCTGCAGTTGCCAGTTAGTGTTATTCGTCACACCGCACAACAATGTAATTATACCCGAAATAGTTGGAATCTAGACCTTCTGTGGTGTGTCATTTAATGGGCTTGTGGATGAATATGtgtattaaacaaaaaaacacactttaaattacctatctgtttgtttatctatctattcagctGTCTATTTCCTAACTAACTAGCTTgctatgagcacacacacacacgcacccacacacttttgtttttccttgttaaATATTGTTTACAGCATGATAACGGACAGATTTGtactttctatctctatatctagttataaacacacacacacacacactctgataTACGCATgcttacacgcacacaaacacacacacacacacacacacacacacacacacacacacacacacacacacacacacacacacacaaacacacacacacacacacacacacaacacacacacgaaaagcaTATacgcagaaacaaacacacacacaaactaacgcacatacacacatacacacagtcatacaaacaaacacaaaaacacaaatacaaacacatttttttccccttttcaaattaTTTACGACCTGCGATtggatagaatttttttttctctctccccccccccctctcgcgttTTAAGTATCTTCATTACCATCCCCACTCAACAAGCGAAGTTACCTGCATAAAACTGTGCCAGGAATTACCACTGCAAGACCTGCATCTATCCCTTTGCATAATTCACTTGCAACCTGACGGAGAGGAGTCCGCTTTCAGTTCTCTTTTCGTACCCGGGAGcgataacaccccctcccccccccacacactccccacCCTCGCTTGCCTTGCCCTTACCCCCACCATCTCTAACCCCCCCATCAttgactcccctccctccctccctcacccctcctctctccctccctcacccctcctctctccctccctccctcatctcccttaccccaacccccaccatcaactccctccctccctccctccccccctccccccccttctctctccttctgctgctCCGCCACGCccacattatttttctctctctatctctttatctctcttcctctctacgtTGTTCTGTCTCTCCTGTCTATTCCTGTCGAGTATTTCTGTCTTTTGTTGAGTGTTTATCATCCTGtcttcttgtctatctgtctttctgtctgaatatctatctatctatgaaatctatttatctgtctctttatctttgtaaCTGTATGTTCAGACCTTTGGTtgaatgtctatctgtctatcaggtcatctgtctttctttctctctctctctctctctctctctctctctctctctctctctctctctctctcactttctctcttgctctctctttctctctctcattctctctcgttctctctctcattctctctcgttctctctctcattttctctcttgctctctctctctctctctctctctctctctctctctctctctctctctctctctctctatatatattatatatatatatatatatatatatatatatatatatatatatatatatatatatatatatgtatatatatatatatatatatatatatatatatatatatatataaaaatatatatacatacatacacacacacacacacacacacacacacacacacacacacacacacacaatatatatatatatatatattatatatatatatatatatatatatatattaaaaaaaaattaataataaaaaaaaaaaaataaattttaaaaatataataataataataataataataataataatgataataataataattttaataatagtaacaaaaataaaaaaaataataataaaaacaaaaaaaaaaaaaaaacaaaacaaaaaaaaaaaaaaaaaaaaaaaaaaacacacacacacaccacaaaacaccaacaccccccacacaacaaaaaccccaccccaaaaacttattttaaaatatataatatattttaaaatattaatatatatatatataattttatatatattataataataatatatatataataatattaaatatattattatatttatatatatatatatataaatatttttaatatataattataaatttatctatcgACCCATTTCCTTTTACCTACTCTTAGATGGGAATCTTATCAACCTCCatcaaaagttttattttactattaactATTTACTACTCCTTACACGAACCTATTTTACGGAACCTGTAAATaattcaataaacaaacaaacaaatagataaataaacacgtaaataaacagacaattaACTTGGAATCAGTATTATCGACTAAAttcaaaatgaagagaaagaaaacaagaaaaaaaaggcgggaaaaatttaaaataatatcccTGGACGATAAAAGCACGCCAGGTTTGCGCAGAAATTGCCAGGAGGAATCAGGATTCGGATTTCACTGGAATGCATTCTGTCTGGCGTTAATCCCCTGCAATTGTTCAGAAGTTGGTAAGGTGAACGGTTTTATTTCGTACTTTACTTTTACCGCGGACGGGGAAACGAGAAATTTCGAGGGaaaaatttgatatttatttatcttaaaaatgtgatttagttttttttttttgcgtcgttTTAAGGTAAAATTGGTAAATTGAGCAAATTTAAGGTAGGTTACGGTGAGTTATAATGTTCGTTTTATGTTTCACATGCAATTTCGAATCTCAAtaatttttttccgcttttttatttaaatatttatttatttatttatttatttttattattattcttttttgagACGTAACCCTTTCGTAAGTTGAGAACTTAAAGCGCTTATTTTCTcacttctgtcttctgtctcgtTTTTTGTCTGGCCGTTTCTTTACATTTCTATTTCTTGCACGTGTACACGCATCTATcactaattcctctctctctctctcacacactttctaactttctacctctctctctctctctccctctctctctctctctctctctctcttctctctctcctctctctctcctttttctctctctctctctctctcctctctcctcttctcttccttctccttctctctcctcttcccctcctctctctctctctctctctctctctctctctctcttctctctctctcctctctctctatatctctctctctctctctctctctctctcttctctctctctctcttctctctctctctctctctctctctctctcttctctctcttctctctctctctctctctctctcttcttttccctctctctctcttttccttctctctctcttttccttctctctctctccctctctctctctctctctctctctctctctctctctctctctctctcaccacggATACTTTCATTCACGCATCAATAAATCTACTCTTACTTGTATTCTCCTTTTGACACGCTCTGTTTAGCCGCTTATCTATGCGTGTCCTTTCCTATAACTGATTTATTCAGttacccttcctttctccttttctgtacatacacaaattatgaaacacaaatacaaatgcacacacacacactcgcacacatgcatacatacatacatatatacatacatacatacatacatacatacgtacatgcatacatacatacatacatacatacatacatacatacgtacatacatacatacatacatgcatacatacgtacatacatacatacatacacacgcccacacatacacacacacacacacacaatatatatatatatatatatatatatatatatatatatatatatatatatatgtaatatatatatatatatatatatatatatatatattatatatatatatatatatatatatatatatatatatatatgcatatacatagaatgatagatagatttataaatgcaaagagagataaacagatagagatagagatagaaatagatagataaatagacagaaagagatagagatagaaatagagatatataggtaaatagatagatagatagacagatagatagatagataaagagacgagagagagagagagagagagagagagagagagagagagagagagagagagagagagagagagacatgcatgtatatatacagtatattctcTTTACGCTCTAATTATGTCTCTTGTTTACTAGTCCTACATAGATTATGATTTCAGAAACTATGAAAGAGGACTCTGCtgtgagaatatataatatatatatatatatatatatatatatatatatatatatatatatatatatatatatgaaaagggaaaaagacccagcaagaaatgaaaatatatttatttcttactgttggctgttttccttttcattctttgtatgcacgttactgtgtttgttttgtgtcgtatatatatatatatatatatatatatatatatatatatatatatatatatttataatatatatatatatattatatatatatgtgtgtgtgtgtatatatatacatatatatatagtatatgtatattatatgtatatatatacgtatatatatatatatatatatatgtgtatattatatattatatatatatataatatatatatatatatatatatatatatatatatgtgtgtgtgtgtgtgtgtgtgtgtgtgtgtgtgtgtgtgttgtggtgtgtgtgtgtgtgtgtgtgtgcgcgtgtgtgtgcgtgtgtgtgtttgtattatacacacacacacatattcatctatcactttatcagtttatttatttacttactaatTATTCATTTACGCGCGTGCGTTTCCACGTGTACCCCACATATTCCCTCACTCCCAGTGTTATTCATCCGTAATATGCAAACACCTTACTGTCTGAttcataaagataatattataaatttcagatattattaatatatatatatatatatatatatatatatatatatatatatatatatatttacagacgttttgcattattattttacattatgtaaatatatgtatgtattaggtgCTTGCATTATTTTGCCTTTgattcaagaaaagaaaaaaaatacacacacacacgcacacacacaaacacacacacatacacatacaaaaccaaacacacacacacacacaaacacacacacacacacacacacacacacacacacacacacacacacacacacaaaaagaaacaaaacacacaacaaaaaacacacgaaaacaaataaacacacatacacacaatacaaacacacacacacacacaaacacacacacacacacaatacaaaccacacacacacacacacaaacaaaaaacacgcaaacaaaaaacCCTGCAATGACTCTAatcgaaaagaaaggaaataaaatatgaatcatTTTTATGAATCATTTCGATCAACTGCAGAAACCTTTCCTCGGTTTTATATCACTACGTGCATTATTTTCCTGATTTCTTTGTCGTCATTTGAGAAATAGATCTTAaagtttcgcaaaaaaaaaaacttgttcggATGCGTACGTCAAGTATATAAGTCCTGGCGACGACTTGGTGTTCGGACGGCTGTTGGTTGTGAAGGTGGCTTGGTTGCTGGTCAAGTTCGTCTgaatgttggggtgttgtgtgtggtgggagtgtgtgtattgggggggcgggggcgggggaggtagGAATAGGTATTGTGTGGTCAAAAGATATATTTGATTGTGTTTTGaggtgtatttatttgttttcgtgttgttgttgtttttctttttcttattgtcacTATGGTATAAAAGGTGGAGAGGACCAATttcgtaaaaagaaaaatgagagaaaaaaaaaatcatcttccacaatacagaaaaaacgagaaagtcTACGGACCCACCACGCCGTCTTTGAAAAACTCGCCCCATCGGCGACTATCGGGGAGTGAGAACTAAAGATCACATTAAAGGGAATGCACCAGCGCCGCGGCCCCCGACAGGCCATGAAAACACAGCGGGGCGCACGCTCTCCCTTCCCCGTGAACTCGCACCAACAACAGCCAGTGTTTATGCAAAAAGCCACGTGGGTACATACCTATGTTAACGATAGCGTGGTTGGTGAGCTCCCAGCACGAGTGGAGGCGGAGGATTGATAGCGTGGACGTCTGTCGCGGGCTGAAGAAGGCGAGGGCGGCGTCCGTGACGTGGTAGGCCTGGAGGTTGAGCTCGTAGAGCGACGGCAGGAGCTGGGCGATGGCGCCCACGGCTTCGTCGGCCACGTTGATGCAGTCGGCCACGGACAGGGACACGATGCGAGGGTTGAGACACGCCCACAGGCCGGCCTCCGTCACGTCGTTGCAGCCCTGGAGCTCCAGCTGGTACACGCCGTTGAGGTGGTCGAGCAGCGTCTCGAGGCCCTTGTCGGACACGTTGGAGCAGCGCAGCGCCACGGAGCGCAGCGCCTTCGTGTGGTTGACGGCGTAGTTGGCCACCAGGTCCATGAGGTCCTCGTCGTTGGCGCACATCAGCACCAGGGAGTCGAAGCCGCGCTTCTGCACCGACACGTAGAAGCGGCGCCGCATGTCGGTGGTGAGCTCGACGTTGGCGTGGCGCATCTCGCGGCAGTGGAGGACGGGCCGCACGCCGTGCCAGAACTTGGGCTGGTACAGCACGGCGCGCCACCGCAGGCACACCTGGGCCAGCACCGTCCTCTCGATGGGCGAGAAGTACGAGAAGAACCTGGCCAGGAAAGCCTCGTCCCGGATGAGCTCGTCCCACGTGAGGAAGCGGTGCCCCCGCAGGAGGTGCGCCGGCGACCTGGCTGCACGCAGGGGGCGCGGGGACCCCTGGTGGCCGTTGAAGGGCACCAGGGGGTTGCCCGAGGGCCCCGCCGGAACGCCGTTCCGGACCTTCCCCAGCAGGAAGCGACTCGGCTTCTCCGGCGGAATCGGTTTGTCCATTTTGGCTTTGCCATTGACGAGTCCACTGCTGGCCACGCTGTTCCCGCACAGCACGTTGGCCACCTTCTCCATGACGCCCCCCCGCCGCACGGACCCCATCCTGCTGCCCTCGGCGCCGCTGCCTCCGCCTCCGCTTGCCCCCGGGGCGTCGCGGATTTCCTTGTCCTTGCTGCGGGAGCGGAGTCCCAGGCCCGTGATACACTTGGACAACTCCACGCCCGCGCGCTCCACCACCT from the Penaeus monodon isolate SGIC_2016 chromosome 35, NSTDA_Pmon_1, whole genome shotgun sequence genome contains:
- the LOC119595043 gene encoding F-box/LRR-repeat protein 16-like encodes the protein MSLTAQEVVERAGVELSKCITGLGLRSRSKDKEIRDAPGASGGGGSGAEGSRMGSVRRGGVMEKVANVLCGNSVASSGLVNGKAKMDKPIPPEKPSRFLLGKVRNGVPAGPSGNPLVPFNGHQGSPRPLRAARSPAHLLRGHRFLTWDELIRDEAFLARFFSYFSPIERTVLAQVCLRWRAVLYQPKFWHGVRPVLHCREMRHANVELTTDMRRRFYVSVQKRGFDSLVLMCANDEDLMDLVANYAVNHTKALRSVALRCSNVSDKGLETLLDHLNGVYQLELQGCNDVTEAGLWACLNPRIVSLSVADCINVADEAVGAIAQLLPSLYELNLQAYHVTDAALAFFSPRQTSTLSILRLHSCWELTNHAIVNIGMYPRGFLHKHWLLLVRVHGEGRACAPLCFHGLSGAAALVHSL